The proteins below come from a single Sorghum bicolor cultivar BTx623 chromosome 4, Sorghum_bicolor_NCBIv3, whole genome shotgun sequence genomic window:
- the LOC8073168 gene encoding LOW QUALITY PROTEIN: growth-regulating factor 4 (The sequence of the model RefSeq protein was modified relative to this genomic sequence to represent the inferred CDS: substituted 1 base at 1 genomic stop codon) — protein MAMPYASLSPAGADHRSSTATAASLLPFCRSTPLSAXVLHHLHSPGGGGGLGEDAQLSSRWPAARPVVPFTPAQYEELEQQALIYKYLVAGVPVPPDLVVPIRRGLDSLATRFYGHPTLGGYGTYYLGKKLDPEPGRCRRTDGKKWRCSKEAAPDSKYCERHMHRGRNRSRKPVETQLVPQSQPPATAAAVSAAPPLALAAATTTTNGSCFQNHSLYPAIAGSTGGGGGASNISTPFSSSMGSSQLHMDNAASYAALGGGTAKDLRYNAYGIRSLAEEHNQLIAEAIDSSMENQWRLPPSQTSSFPLSSYPQLGALSNLGQSTVTSLSKMERQQPLSFLGNSEFGAMESAAKQQENQTLRPFFDEWPKARDSWPGLSDDNAASLAPSFPATQLSMSIPMASSDFSVASSQSPNDD, from the exons ATGGCGATGCCGTATGCCTCTCTTTCCCCGGCAGGCGCCGACCACCGCTCCTCCACGGCCACGGCGGCGTCGCTCCTCCCCTTCTGCCGCTCCACCCCGCTCTCCGCGTAAGTACTCCACCACCTCCACTCGCC gggcggcggcggcggcctgggGGAGGACGCCCAGTTGAGCTCGCGGTGGCCGGCCGCGAGGCCGGTGGTGCCGTTCACGCCGGCGCAGTACGAGGAGCTGGAGCAGCAGGCGCTCATATACAAGTACCTGGTGGCCGGCGTGCCCGTCCCGCCGGATCTCGTGGTTCCAATCCGCCGCGGTCTCGACTCCCTCGCAACCCGCTTCTACGGCCATCCCACAC TTGGTGGGTACGGGACGTACTACTTAGGCAAGAAACTGGATCCGGAGCCGGGGCGGTGCCGGCGTACGGACGGCAAGAAGTGGCGGTGCTCCAAGGAGGCCGCCCCAGACTCCAAGTACTGCGAGCGCCACATGCACCGCGGCCGCAACCGTTCAAGAAAGCCTGTGGAAACGCAGCTCGTGCCCCAGTCCCAACCGCCCGCCACCGCCGCTGCCGTCTCCGCCGCTCCGCCCTTGGCCttggccgccgccaccaccaccaccaacggCAGCTGCTTCCAGAATCACTCTCTTTACCCGGCCATTGCAGGCAGCACCGGTGGAGGTGGCGGGGCCAGCAATATCTCTACCCCGTTCTCCTCGTCGATGGGGTCGTCTCAGCTGCACATGGACAATGCTGCCAGCTACGCAGCTCTTGGTGGTGGAACTGCAAAGGATCTCAG GTACAACGCCTACGGAATAAGATCTTTGGCGGAGGAGCACAACCAGCTGATTGCAGAAGCCATTGACTCATCAATGGAGAACCAGTGGCGCCTCCCGCCATCCCAAACCTCTTCGTTTCCGCTCTCGAGCTACCCCCAGCTTGGGGCGCTGAGCAACCTGGGTCAGAGCACAGTCACCTCGCTGTCGAAGATGGAGCGGCAGCAGCCACTCTCCTTCCTAGGGAACTCCGAGTTCGGGGCCATGGAATCCGCCGCCAAGCAGCAGGAGAACCAGACGCTGCGGCCCTTCTTCGACGAGTGGCCCAAGGCGAGGGACTCCTGGCCGGGCCTCTCCGACGACAACGCCGCAAGCCTCGCTCCGTCGTTCCCGGCGACCCAGCTGTCGATGTCCATACCGATGGCGTCCTCGGACTTCTCCGTGGCCAGCTCCCAGTCGCCCAACG ATGACTAA